The region TCGTGTGGCACAACTGACGCTGGACCTGAGCAGTAATGCGTTGAGCTCGGAGACCGGGTTGATTGAAATTCCGCCGCGCGAACTGGCGGTTCTGCGCCTGATGCTGCTGTCGAAAAGCGATGTGGTGCCAAAATCAAAACTGATGGAATCTCTTTCCACGTTTGACAGTGATCCGAGCGAAAATGCCATTGAGCAGATTATCAGCCGTTTGCGCAAACGGCTGGCACCGCACGGTATCAGCATCAAGACAGCACGCGGGATTGGCTATTTCATTCTGGTTGATGAGGAGCAGGAGGCGTGATCCCAAGACGCTCTTCTCCCAAACAGGTCACATCCAGGCGATTCTCTGTCAGGCGTTATTCTCTCCGGCGCAGATTGCTGGTCTTCCTTCTCGTTCCCCTGTCGGCAATTGGCGTTCTGGCCATCTACGGGGCCTATCAATCCGCCATTGATACGGCGAATGAAGTGTTTGATCGGGTGCTGTCCGGCTCTGCCCTGGCCATTGCTGAGCGGGTGTTTGTCAACGACGATGCAGCCCTTGATGTCGATATCCCGTATGTCGCGCTGGAAATGCTCACATCCTCGGCCCAGGATCGGGTGTTCTACAGGGTGGAGACTGCGGATGGTGCGCTTGTGACAGGCTATGAAGGCCTTGGAGAGGTCCTGTCAGGCGTAACAACCGATGACCGGTTCTCCTATGCGGACTCAGTCTATCGCGGGGCTCCCATCCGGCTTGCTGTGTATCACAGCGCCAGCTCTACCGGAGAACGTTCGATTTCCTATCGGGTGATGGTGGCTGAAACCACCAATGCCCGCACAGCTCTTGCCCAACAGCTGATCCTGAGGGCTGCTCTCAGACAATTGATGCTGATTGGCGCTGCTGCCGTTCTGGTCTGGGTCGCTGTGACGCGCTCATTGAGACCGCTCAAGCGTCTGGAAGAAGCCATTGATCGCAGAAGCCCGGATGACCTGCGGCCCATTGAACATGACGTGCCGGAGGAAGTCGGTGGGCTGGTGGACCGGATCAATGATTTCATGGCCCGGCTTGATCAGGCGCTGAATGCCCTGAGGCACTTCACCGGTAATGTCAGTCACCAGTTGCGGACGCCGATGACCATCCTCAGAACCCAGATAGCGCTGGCCTCGCGGTCCTCTGATCCCGAGCAGATCCGTGCGGTTCTGAAAGATGGTGATGAAGCGATTTCCGATGCTGAGCGGACATTGAACCAGCTTCTCCTGATGGCACGGGTGGATGAATGGTCTTCCACTGCGTTACTGAGTGAAACCGTCAATCTCAATCAGCTTGTTCGCGAGGTCGGTGCAGCACATGCAGTAGCCTGCGCACGGGCCGGGTTCGATCTGGAATTCCAGGGCGAGCAGGATGTCATGTGCTCTGGAGATGCTGTTCTTCTTCAGGAGCTTGTCGGTAATCTGATCGACAATGCGGTCAAACATGCAAAGGGTGGCTCACGGATCATTCTTGCTGTTGATCGAACGGATGATGAAGCCCGTATCCGGGTTGAGGACAACGGGGCGGGAATCCCGGAAGACAGGCGCGAGGCCGTTCTGTCACGGTTTCAGACGACCGGGCGCAACGGTTCTGGGCAGCATGGTCTCGGTTTGCCGATAGCAGTTGAGATTACGCGTCTATTTGGTGGTAAATTGTGTCTGTTCGAGACCACACCGGACGGAGGACTCAGCGTTCATATCCAGCTTCCCGCACAGACTTGCTAGCAAGCGGATCCGCATCGTGATTCTGCCTTATTTTAGGGTCAGATGCACAAGGAACGTATTTTGATTGGTAGAATGCTCATGGTGTTCAGAACTGCTTTTGCCCGCTTTGCGCGGCTTCTTGTTGCCCTCCTGGCGTTGAGTACAGGTGTGCAATCTATCGATCAGGCCGTTGCCCAAGACAAAGCGACAGACCGAAACAGCGGATCGGTGGTTTTGTCAGGAACACACTGGATTTTTCAGGCGATTGATCTGGGGGAAGTCTGGTGGGGACCTGCAAGAGGGACGGAAGTCTTCCTGAGATTCTCGGACAAACGCGTGACCGGCTCTTCAGGGTGTAATCGATTTTTCGGAGAGTATACGCAATCGGGAAAAGAGCTTGCACTGTCGGAGCTGGGCAAGACGCGCATTGCATGTGACCCGGAAATCATGAAACAGGAGAGCGCCTTTCTTGACCTTCTGAGCGGTGTCACAGAAGTCACGTTTGACGGACAATTGGCGACGTTCAGCAATCCGGACAAGGGCCACCTCGTGCTGCGCCGCAAGATTATTGGTGAGCCGAAGACACAGCACCAGAGCGATAGCCGGTATGACCGGTGCAAACAGGCTGGTGGTGCCCTGGTTGGTGCTCAGAACAGCCAGTGCGTCAGTCATGGCGAGGTAGCCTTTTCCGATGGCCGCACGCCAATCAGCCTTGATCAGTGCACCGGCTATTTCGATGGCTGTAACACCTGTCAGGTCGAGAATGGGGTTCTGAAAGGCTGTACGCGCAAAGCCTGTTCAGCAGAGCACAGCGCACCCCTATGCCTTGTCGGTGATGAAACTCTGCTTGATGGGGTTGGGCGGATTGTCGAACGGCGCGGCCGGTCCATCGAAATCGTCTTTGATGACATCGTCGAACGGTTCACCCTGAAAAAGGGGTTGAAGACAACAGGGCTTGAAAAAGGCGATGAGGTCTTCATCCGTTACCTGACGTCAGCCGCCAGACAGAGGCCGAAGATCATTGAAATCAGGCGCTGGAAGATGCCGGAAAATGGCACCGAACAATGACCCCGGCATTCTCCCCCTTTGCTAATCTAGTTCGTCAGCTGCGGAGGAGGAAGCTTTCGGTAAATGGCATCTGCAAGTTTGGATGTAAGGTTTCTGTTCCCATCTGTTACAGAACCGCCATGCTGGAACTGACTCCATTTCGTAACCGTTCGCCAGCCGTTGGCCTGTTTCGGACCGAATAAAACAGCAGTTTTTGTATCCTGTGGGATGGTGGCATTGCTATTCCACAAGGCGCGAAGACCTCTGTAGTCTCTCGGCATGCCAGTCGGGTATTTATGACCTCCGCGCAGAATGTTCAGTCGGTTGCCCGGGGAATCTGCCGGTGCATCTGTCCAGATTGCAATAAGAGGATAAACCAGTTCATCGCTGTTGCTGGGTTGCGTCCATTTGGATGTCATCGCTTCATAAAAACATTCGAGGCCAGATTCGGACCGGTCTCCACCGCCAATAGCGCGCTGTTTGGAGACGAAGGAGAAGAAGCGGCTTCTATCTGCCGGCAGCTTGTAAAATGGACCTGGTTGTAAAGCTACATACCCCAGTCGATCATATAGGGATCCCGGTCCTTCGGTATCAAAGTCTCTGTAATAGATTGGCCTGACGTTAATCTGATCCACATGGCGATTTCTGTCAGCAAGGGCCTGCCTGAGGTTCTGATCAAGTGCCAGCGCATTTTTCTTAACTGCGTTGAGCGTATTGGTCATGCTGCCAGTCGCGTCAATGCACATGGCAATGTCTACGATGATGGTTCGACCACTACCCAATCCCGTAGCGGTAACTGGAACATCGATATAGTCTTTCCCAAGCATGCCCATAAGGGTGAGTGGAACCCTGACAACAGCATCAACCGTTACCTGGTTCGTGTTCTGATCAATCGTCGACTTGAATTCGACAACTTGATATCGTCGCTGATCGTTGTAATTGGCTTCAAAGTACCGTTTTACAATGGCCTCTATCTGCGCTTTCGATGCGTCAGTTCCAATTTGAACCGATCCTGCAAGAACAGCACTGTCGATGGATTCCTGAACCTCTGCCCTGGAGTTCATCGTTCTCGTGTAATCGATTGCCGCGCCAATTGCTATGAGCAGCATACCTGCAATGGGAGCGAACATGATGACGACAGCGGCCTGAGAGTCCTGGGCGAAGCGTTTTGCAAAGGTGATAAAGCGTCTCATAATTTTGAATAATAGTATTCAAATCTTAAAATGTTTTTGCGGTTGAGACGGATTCGCTCCAAGAAATTCATAGAAATGCAGGCGGACTACCAGAGACTGGCTGAAAGCCGCGGTATGGAAATCGACGAAATGTCCTATGCACAGGCGGCAGCGCTTGTCGGGCTGACATGTGTCGGGGTATTGGTCGTGCCTGTTGAGCATTTTGATACATTGGAAATGAAGCAATATCCAATACCATGTATCGTCTTGATATAAATGGGTTCTGCAGGGTCCGGCTCGATTTTCTTGCGCAACCGCATGATATGAACATCGACGGTGCGGTCGCCCACATAGCACTCTCGGCCACGGGCTATATCGAGAAGCTGGTTACGGGAAAGAACCGCGTGAGGGTGCCGGACGAGCGCGTGCAGCAGTTCAAACTCTGTTGTGGTCAGCGGCATGTCTTCATTGTCTGCAACCGCGCGCAGGGTCCGGTCCTGAAGATTCATCTCCCAGTCACCGAACTGGAGCAGCGTCGCGTCTGTCTCAATCTGGCGAACGGCCAGTGCTTCCACCTTGCAGCGTCTGAGAATGGTCTTGATCCGGGCCAGAAGCTCTCGGGCCTCGAACGGTTTCACCACATAGTCATCGGCGCCGAATTCCAGTCCGATGACCCGGTCAAACGGATCGTCACGGCCGCTCAGAACAATAATCGGCAGGTTGGAATTGACGCGGAGATCCCGGGTGATTTCAAACCCGTCACGGTCCGGCAGATTGATGTCGAGAATGCAGAGATCAATTGCCTCGTTTTTCAGAATGCTATCCATCTCGGCACCGGTTGCGGCACACGAAACCTGATAGTGCTGTTTTTCAAGATAACGCTTTAGAAAGTCTGTGATTTGCGGGTCGTCATCAACAACGAGAATATGGTCGGCAGACATTGGGGCTCTCCTCACAATCCCGGAAACCACGTGGGGCCAGTGATGGTATCTCGGGAATGTTCAGACCCTAAACCCACGAGAAAATACGGACATTGACCTGAATCAACAGCAGACCAATCCAAGTCTGGCAGTATGCGGTTTTATACGGATAGCGCGGACAGGTGGAGTGGCGGCGTGACAACAACTGAGAGCGAGAGTGAAGCGGCGCGGTGGAGCACGCATATCCGGCCTATCGGTTTTCTTGTGGCAGTCCTGCTTTTGGCCATCGTGGCGGCTTCGGTCTTCCTGGGCAGTGAAACAAGCCGCCGTTTCAATGACATGAAAACCAGCTGGATAGGCTATGCGGATGAAGCCGGACGCAAAAGCGTCTGGATCAGCGATATCCGAGGCCATTTCGGTTATGGCGGCATGATCCACAATTTCAAGAACTATGTTCTGAGACAGGATCCGGCCTATCGCTCCACCATGAAGCGGGATTTCGCCAATCTCTACAGGACGATTGATGCATATGCGAGTAGCAACCCGACCGAGCGCGAGCGGGTGGCACTCTTTGCCATTCGTGACGTGGCCCGGGTTTACGAACGTCAGATCGACCGGATCGACAGCGGTATCAGTCGACAACTGGATGCAGAAGCCATTGATGCCCATGTCCGGGTTGATGACACAGAAGCGCTTGCGGCGCTGAAAGAGCTGGAACTGATCTGGCAGGAACAGAACGCTTCCCATGTTTCGCGAGTGGTGGGGGCAATCTCCGAAGGCGAACAGCTCACAGGCTGGGTCATCCTCGTGGTGACAGGAATGGCGGCTCTGGTGCTGATCATCTTCGGTCTTCTGCATCAACTTGTCCGGCATTCGCTGGATGCGACCCATCAATTGTTCCGGGAATTGTTTGAACGCAAGCGGGCCCAGGACGCCGAGAAAAAACTGGCCCGCGCCGTAGAGCAAAGCCCGAGCACGATCATCATTACAGATGTGAACGGGCGGATTGAGTTTGTGAACCGGAAGTTCGCCGAGCTGACGGGCTTTGGACCTCAAGAGGCAATTGGCAAGAGGCCGAATCTGCTCAAATCCGGTCACACCACGAATGAGGCCTATCGGCAGATGTGGGAGATGTTGAAGGCGGGCCGGGAATGGCGCGGTATCTTCAAGAACAGAAAGCGTGATGGTAGCCATTACTGGGCCTCCACCGCCATTCTGCCGCTGCTGGATGATGAAGGCGCAATCACCAATTTCATCGGTATCGGTGAGGATATCACTGAGAAAAAGATGGTGAAGGAACAGATAGCCCGTGCCCAGAAGATGGAAGCCGTGGGAGTGCTTGCAGGTGGCGTCGCCCATGATTTCAACAATGTGTTGATGGCAATCACCGGTAATGTGCAGCTGGCCCGCATGGGCGTTGAAGATGGAGACAGCCCGGCTGAAATCGACGAATCCCTCGGCCATATTGATCTCGCGGCTCGCCGGGCCCAGGGGCTGGTGCGGCAATTGCTGGCGTTTGCCCGCCGACAGCCCACACGGTCGCGCCCCATTGATCTGCATGATCATCTGGAAGCCACCATCAAGCTGCTGCGGGCGGCCATCCCCACAAACATTGCACTGTCCGTGGCAGGAAGCGCACCAGGGCTTGTCGTGGAAGCTGATCCAACCGTGATGGACCAGATCATCATGAATCTCTGTCGCAATGCGGCCGAGGCGTTTGGTGGCAAAGCGGGCAATATCCGGCTCAGCCTTTCTGTTGCCGAGGCCGGGTCTAAAGAGGCTTCCGAGCTTCTGCCGAGCTGTGAAGGAAATGTGGTCAGGCTCATCGTGGCCGATGATGGCCCCGGCATGCCTGAGCCGGTCCGTCAGCGGGTGTTTGATCCGTTCTATTCCACCAAGCCAATTGGCAAGGGCACGGGGCTTGGGCTTGCGGTTGTCAAAAATGCGATGGATGACCTTGGCGGTGCCATCGCGCTTGAAACCGAGCCGGGTGAGGGCACGCGCTTTACGCTGGCTTTCCCGCTCATCCATGGTGAAGTCCCGGAAAGAATGGCCCCTGCAGAGCTGCCTCGCGGTCATGAGGCGATCCTGCTTGTTGATGATGAAGAAGATGTTCTCTTCACCCTGCGGCGCATGCTGACCCGGCTTGGATACCGCATAGATGCATACTCCGATCCGCTTCTGGCCCGCCAGGCTTTCGAGGCTGATCCAGGACGGTTCGACATCCTTGTTACAGACATGATGATGCCGAATATGAATGGAACAGAGCTGATCGAAGTTCTGCGTCAGATCAGGCCGGACCTGCCGGTGCTGCTGTGCAGTGCCTACCACACTGAGCAGGGTGACATGGAGAGCGAACGAATCTGGCGGGTTGAGAAACCGGTCGATATGGCCGGGCTGTCAGAGGTGCTCCGCCAGATGATCACGTCCGGGAACACTCGATAGGAGAAGGGGGGCTGACTTTCCCTTATCGCGGGAGTTCAGCCGTTGTTTGTTACAAGTTTTAACAACTCGACATAATTCGTTACACAAACCGTTCGATCTCGAAAATTCCTCGTTACAGCGGCTTTCTAGGTTCCTCTTGTGGCTGATTTGCCGGGTGGTGTGTCACCCGGCGCCGGTCTGATCCAAGAGGATGTTTTCAATGACACCAAGAAAAACTGGACGGATCAGTCTTCTTGCAGCGGTCTCCGCAGCGGCTCTCATGGGCATGGCTGTCGTTTCCACTGCGCAGGCAGATGATCCGGGCCCGATCTCCCCGCTGGAGGTCGATGCCAAAAAAGCGGAATTGGGAAAACGACTGTTCTTCGATCCACGCCTGTCCGGCGACGGAGAACTGTCCTGCTCAAGTTGTCACCAGCCGGAAAAAGGCTTTACCGACGGTCAGGCATTGTCTGACGCCTATGCCGGTTCGCTCGGCTTCCGTAACGTGCCAACCCTGATCAACACCGCGATGCGTGAAGCCTGGTTCCATGACGGACGTTTGGGCACCAACCTGAACGACGTGACGCGTGAATCGATCACCGAGACCTACAACATGAACATGGACATGCGTCTGATGCAGGAGCGTCTGAAGCAGGATCCGGTTTATGTGAAGATGTTCAAGGAAGCCGGTTACGGCGAGCCGTCCAACGGTTCTGTCCGCAAGGCCATTCCGGAATATCTGAAAACGCTGACGTCTCGTGGCGCACCGTTCGACAAGGGCGAAATGTCCGAAGCGGCACAGGCCGGGTATGAGCTCTTCAAGGGCAAGGCCGGCTGTGTCCAGTGTCACTCCGGCAACCGTTTCACCGACGATCAGCCGCATAATATAGGCACCCCGGAAAATCCTGAAATCTTCAAGGACCCACTGCGGCACATCACATATGTGACCTTCACCAAGTTCCTTGGTGTTGAGAACTACATGAACCTGCGCCGTGACGTTGGTGCCTATGTGCGTGCGCATCCGTCCGACAGATCCACGGTCGGAAGCTTCATGACGCCAACTCTGCGCGAGCTGAAGCAGACAGGTCCGTACATGCACAACGGCATGTTCAACACCCTGTTCGAGGTTGTGGCCTTCTACAATCAGGGCGGTGGTGAAGACCCGAACAAGGATCCTCTGATCCAGCCGCTGGGCCTGACATTCGAGGAAGAGAAAAATCTCGTCGCATTCCTTGAAGCTCTGTCCGGTGATGTGCTGACCGGTCCGGAATTCGTCCCTGACGAAATCGACACCGACTATCAGCCGATCGCCAACTGGCGCAAAACCCCGAACTAGGAGGCAAGACAATGACACGTGAACTGTCACGACTTTTGAGCACGATTGCCTCCGCTGCTGTTATCACAGCACTTGGGGCAGGGACGATGACGCTCACCGCTCAGCCGTCAAATGCGGCTGAAAGCCTGAAAATCGAATCCGCCATCAAAGGCGGTGATCCGGATGTGGATCCGGCACTGGAAGCCCTCGGCCCACCGCCGATCCCGGCTGACAACCCCCAGACGCCCGAAAAGATCGAGCTTGGCAAAAAGCTGTTCTTTGATCCGCGTCTTGGCGGTAATCCGTCCACACCATGTTCTGCCTGTCACCTGCCATCTGTTGGCTGGGATGTGGAAGACAAGGTCTCGTTCGGTTATCCGGGCACCGTTCACTGGCGCAACAGCCAGACCATCGTCAACTCCGCTTACTATGGCAAACTGTTCTGGGCAGGCTCTTCGAAGTCTCTTGAATCCCAGGCCAAGTCTGCTGCAGGCGGCGCGGTTGCCGGTAACGGTGAAGCCGATATGATGGAAGCACGCTTGGCGTTTGTTCCGGAATATCGTGAAGCCTTCAACAAGGTCTTCGGCGATCAGTGGCCGAAAATCGGCAATGCATGGCGCGCTATTGCAGCCTTCGAGCGGACCATCGTCCAGACGGATACTCCGTTCGACAATTATCTGCGTGGCGACAAGAATGCCCTGACAGCAAGCCAGAAGCGCGGTCTTGAACTGTTCCGCGGCAAGGCAGGCTGCATCGAGTGCCACAACGGTGCGCTTCTCTCTGACGAGAAGTACTACAACACCGGTGTTCCGCCACTTGATCAGTGGAATGATGATGGCCTGAAACAGGTGACATTCCGCTACGAGCTTTATGCCAAGGGCTCAACGGAGAAGATGTACCGGCATACGAAAGATGATCCGGGCTTCTACTTCCGGTCCAAGGAAAAAGCCGACAAGGGCAAATTCCGCACACCATCCCTGCGCTACACCCTCTACACCGAGCCTTACATGCACAACGGCATGCTGGCGACGCTTGAGGATGTTGTCGAGTTCTACAACCAGGGCGGTGGCACAAACGAGTTCGCCAAGAACAAGACCAAGCTTATCAAGCCTCTCGGCCTGAAGAAGAAGGAAAAAGCTGATCTGGTGAACTTCCTCAAATCTCTGTCCGGCCCGGAAATCCTGATGGATGAACCGGAACTGCCTGACTACGCCCCGCTTCCTGACGCGGCGAACTAGAGAGGGACCCCCAATGACAAACGCAAAGTCCCATAAGTGCAGCTGTACGGGCAATGCCAAGAAGGCCTGCACCATCAACCGCCGACAGTTCCTGTTTGCATCAGGCGCGACCGCTTTCACCGTCATGGTGACAGTGCCGACCGCCGACGGCAAAGCGGAGCAGGTTCCGGCTCTCGTCTCCACCTATCCACGCAAGAAGATCGCCAAACTGTCCGATCTGAAGCAGGACGTTCCGGTTGAATTCGAATATCCGGACGAAGGTGACTACGCAGCCTCCATGCTGGTGAAGACCGGCGTTGAGTGCGGCGGTGGTATCGGCAAGGACAAGGACATCGTGGCCTTTAACCTGACCTGTACCCACCAGGGTGGCGATCTGACGGATACCTATGTGGCTGAACACAAGGCCCTCGGCCCCTGTCCGCTGCATCTGTCGACCTATGATCTGACCCGCCACGGCATTCTGATCTCCGGCCAGGCTTACCAGTCTCTGCCGCAGGTGCTGCTGGAGCTGGATGGCGACGATATCTACGCCGTCGGCATGTTCGGGCTGATCTACGGCCGCTACGACAACCTGATTTCGTAAAGGAGGAACGATCATGGCTACTCCATACTACGTTCCTGAGACCAACGTTCCGCTTCCCCCCAAGGGCGCCGACGTTATCTCAACAGCGTGTGACTACTGTATTGTCGCTTGCGGCTACAAGGTCTACCGCTGGCCGGTCACGGCCAAGCCGGGTGGTCCATCTGCAGATGAAAACGCATTCGGTGAAGATTTCCCGGTCGCGCCACTGGGTGCCTGGGTTGCTCCCAACCAGCACAACATCGTGCTGCACAAGGGCAAGCCACACCATGTGGTGATCATTCCGGACAAGGATGCGAAACACGTCAACACCGATGGTGACAGCTCCCTGCGTGGCGGCTGTATCGCTCAGAAGTGTTACAATCCGCAGACCCCGACTCGTGACCGCCTGAAAACACCACTGATGCGTATCTATGGTACGCTGATGCCGGTTCCGTGGGATCTGGCGCTGGATGTGGCGGCAGAAGTCGGTAATCACGTCATCAAGAAACACGGCACCAATGCCTATGGCGTGAAGACCTTCTCCTACCAGTATATCGAGAACACCTATGCGATCTCGAAATACGCGCTCCGTCACGTCAACACGGCCAACTTCACGTTCCACGACACACCGTCTGACGTGACATCCACACCGGGTTTCCGGGATGCCGGTTTCGACAATTTCGGTCCTGCCTATGAAGACTGGATGAATGCGGAAACGCTTCTGGTCTGCGGTACCGACCCGTATGAAACCAAAACCATCCTCTACACCCAGTGGATGATGAAGGGCATGCAGAACGGTCAGAAAGAGATCTATCTCATTCCGCGTCGTTCCGCAGGTGTTGCATATGCCGAGAAAATGGGCGGCCTGCACATCGACATCACCCCGGGTACTGACCTTCTGGTCGTCAACGCAATCGCTCGCGTGATTGTCGAGAACGGCTGGGAAGATAGCGACTGGATCCAGAAATGGGTCAACAACAAGTGGGAAAGCTCTTCAGGCTTCGGCCAGGGCACCCGCAACACGCCATGGCAGTGGCGGACAACCTGGGGCAAATTCCAGACCAAAGGCTTTGAGGACTGGAAGGAATGGCTCCTGTCGCAGGACGAGTTCAAGCCTGAAAATGCAGCAGAAATCGCTGAGATCGACGTTCAGAAGATCTACACCGCTGCTGAATGGATGGCCAAGCCGAAAGCTGATGGAACCCGTCCGAAGACATCTGTGATGATCGAAAAGGGCTTCTACTGGTCAAACAATACCGGTAACACCCAGGCGATTTCCGCTCTCGGTATCATCGTCGGTGCCGGTGGACGTCCGGGTCAGGTTATTGGTCGTGCCGGTGGTCACCAGCGTGGTGGCGTCAAGGGCGGCAAATATCCGCGCAACAAGTCGCCGGAGAAAGTCCCTGGTCGTCGTCGTCGCGCCATGGATACGGACCGTTACCTGATTTCAGGTCACACACGGTTCGCCCATGTGATCGGCACCACCTGGATCCAGTCCATGTGCGGCAGCCAGCAGCTTGCTGACAAGTTTGAGCAGCTGACGGTTCAGAACCCGCATCAGGTCCGGTCGTTCGACAAGAAAGACATTGTCGATACGCTCAAGGCTCGTGCGGACAGCGGTGGCATGGTCGTCATCAACCAGGATATCTACCTGCAGGATCCGATTGGTAACCGCTATGCGGATATCATCTTCCCGGCAGCGACCTGGGGTGAGGAAGACTTCC is a window of Coralliovum pocilloporae DNA encoding:
- a CDS encoding sensor histidine kinase: MIPRRSSPKQVTSRRFSVRRYSLRRRLLVFLLVPLSAIGVLAIYGAYQSAIDTANEVFDRVLSGSALAIAERVFVNDDAALDVDIPYVALEMLTSSAQDRVFYRVETADGALVTGYEGLGEVLSGVTTDDRFSYADSVYRGAPIRLAVYHSASSTGERSISYRVMVAETTNARTALAQQLILRAALRQLMLIGAAAVLVWVAVTRSLRPLKRLEEAIDRRSPDDLRPIEHDVPEEVGGLVDRINDFMARLDQALNALRHFTGNVSHQLRTPMTILRTQIALASRSSDPEQIRAVLKDGDEAISDAERTLNQLLLMARVDEWSSTALLSETVNLNQLVREVGAAHAVACARAGFDLEFQGEQDVMCSGDAVLLQELVGNLIDNAVKHAKGGSRIILAVDRTDDEARIRVEDNGAGIPEDRREAVLSRFQTTGRNGSGQHGLGLPIAVEITRLFGGKLCLFETTPDGGLSVHIQLPAQTC
- a CDS encoding META domain-containing protein: MIGRMLMVFRTAFARFARLLVALLALSTGVQSIDQAVAQDKATDRNSGSVVLSGTHWIFQAIDLGEVWWGPARGTEVFLRFSDKRVTGSSGCNRFFGEYTQSGKELALSELGKTRIACDPEIMKQESAFLDLLSGVTEVTFDGQLATFSNPDKGHLVLRRKIIGEPKTQHQSDSRYDRCKQAGGALVGAQNSQCVSHGEVAFSDGRTPISLDQCTGYFDGCNTCQVENGVLKGCTRKACSAEHSAPLCLVGDETLLDGVGRIVERRGRSIEIVFDDIVERFTLKKGLKTTGLEKGDEVFIRYLTSAARQRPKIIEIRRWKMPENGTEQ
- a CDS encoding TadE/TadG family type IV pilus assembly protein — protein: MRRFITFAKRFAQDSQAAVVIMFAPIAGMLLIAIGAAIDYTRTMNSRAEVQESIDSAVLAGSVQIGTDASKAQIEAIVKRYFEANYNDQRRYQVVEFKSTIDQNTNQVTVDAVVRVPLTLMGMLGKDYIDVPVTATGLGSGRTIIVDIAMCIDATGSMTNTLNAVKKNALALDQNLRQALADRNRHVDQINVRPIYYRDFDTEGPGSLYDRLGYVALQPGPFYKLPADRSRFFSFVSKQRAIGGGDRSESGLECFYEAMTSKWTQPSNSDELVYPLIAIWTDAPADSPGNRLNILRGGHKYPTGMPRDYRGLRALWNSNATIPQDTKTAVLFGPKQANGWRTVTKWSQFQHGGSVTDGNRNLTSKLADAIYRKLPPPQLTN
- a CDS encoding response regulator encodes the protein MSADHILVVDDDPQITDFLKRYLEKQHYQVSCAATGAEMDSILKNEAIDLCILDINLPDRDGFEITRDLRVNSNLPIIVLSGRDDPFDRVIGLEFGADDYVVKPFEARELLARIKTILRRCKVEALAVRQIETDATLLQFGDWEMNLQDRTLRAVADNEDMPLTTTEFELLHALVRHPHAVLSRNQLLDIARGRECYVGDRTVDVHIMRLRKKIEPDPAEPIYIKTIHGIGYCFISNVSKCSTGTTNTPTHVSPTSAAACA
- a CDS encoding hybrid sensor histidine kinase/response regulator yields the protein MTTTESESEAARWSTHIRPIGFLVAVLLLAIVAASVFLGSETSRRFNDMKTSWIGYADEAGRKSVWISDIRGHFGYGGMIHNFKNYVLRQDPAYRSTMKRDFANLYRTIDAYASSNPTERERVALFAIRDVARVYERQIDRIDSGISRQLDAEAIDAHVRVDDTEALAALKELELIWQEQNASHVSRVVGAISEGEQLTGWVILVVTGMAALVLIIFGLLHQLVRHSLDATHQLFRELFERKRAQDAEKKLARAVEQSPSTIIITDVNGRIEFVNRKFAELTGFGPQEAIGKRPNLLKSGHTTNEAYRQMWEMLKAGREWRGIFKNRKRDGSHYWASTAILPLLDDEGAITNFIGIGEDITEKKMVKEQIARAQKMEAVGVLAGGVAHDFNNVLMAITGNVQLARMGVEDGDSPAEIDESLGHIDLAARRAQGLVRQLLAFARRQPTRSRPIDLHDHLEATIKLLRAAIPTNIALSVAGSAPGLVVEADPTVMDQIIMNLCRNAAEAFGGKAGNIRLSLSVAEAGSKEASELLPSCEGNVVRLIVADDGPGMPEPVRQRVFDPFYSTKPIGKGTGLGLAVVKNAMDDLGGAIALETEPGEGTRFTLAFPLIHGEVPERMAPAELPRGHEAILLVDDEEDVLFTLRRMLTRLGYRIDAYSDPLLARQAFEADPGRFDILVTDMMMPNMNGTELIEVLRQIRPDLPVLLCSAYHTEQGDMESERIWRVEKPVDMAGLSEVLRQMITSGNTR
- a CDS encoding cytochrome-c peroxidase; its protein translation is MTPRKTGRISLLAAVSAAALMGMAVVSTAQADDPGPISPLEVDAKKAELGKRLFFDPRLSGDGELSCSSCHQPEKGFTDGQALSDAYAGSLGFRNVPTLINTAMREAWFHDGRLGTNLNDVTRESITETYNMNMDMRLMQERLKQDPVYVKMFKEAGYGEPSNGSVRKAIPEYLKTLTSRGAPFDKGEMSEAAQAGYELFKGKAGCVQCHSGNRFTDDQPHNIGTPENPEIFKDPLRHITYVTFTKFLGVENYMNLRRDVGAYVRAHPSDRSTVGSFMTPTLRELKQTGPYMHNGMFNTLFEVVAFYNQGGGEDPNKDPLIQPLGLTFEEEKNLVAFLEALSGDVLTGPEFVPDEIDTDYQPIANWRKTPN
- a CDS encoding cytochrome-c peroxidase, with amino-acid sequence MTRELSRLLSTIASAAVITALGAGTMTLTAQPSNAAESLKIESAIKGGDPDVDPALEALGPPPIPADNPQTPEKIELGKKLFFDPRLGGNPSTPCSACHLPSVGWDVEDKVSFGYPGTVHWRNSQTIVNSAYYGKLFWAGSSKSLESQAKSAAGGAVAGNGEADMMEARLAFVPEYREAFNKVFGDQWPKIGNAWRAIAAFERTIVQTDTPFDNYLRGDKNALTASQKRGLELFRGKAGCIECHNGALLSDEKYYNTGVPPLDQWNDDGLKQVTFRYELYAKGSTEKMYRHTKDDPGFYFRSKEKADKGKFRTPSLRYTLYTEPYMHNGMLATLEDVVEFYNQGGGTNEFAKNKTKLIKPLGLKKKEKADLVNFLKSLSGPEILMDEPELPDYAPLPDAAN
- a CDS encoding arsenate reductase (azurin) small subunit; the protein is MTNAKSHKCSCTGNAKKACTINRRQFLFASGATAFTVMVTVPTADGKAEQVPALVSTYPRKKIAKLSDLKQDVPVEFEYPDEGDYAASMLVKTGVECGGGIGKDKDIVAFNLTCTHQGGDLTDTYVAEHKALGPCPLHLSTYDLTRHGILISGQAYQSLPQVLLELDGDDIYAVGMFGLIYGRYDNLIS